The following proteins come from a genomic window of Lolium rigidum isolate FL_2022 chromosome 5, APGP_CSIRO_Lrig_0.1, whole genome shotgun sequence:
- the LOC124653492 gene encoding UDP-glucuronate 4-epimerase 6-like, whose amino-acid sequence MPTDAAAKGVKLERYASGSALLLRRVASGKFVAASSHLLFRATVLATLALVFLFAFHYPSLLSRSFSLVSADASSSSGASRHTSHRSLLMSSASAASVYGGEKWEKEIRRSAKPRRDGGISVLVTGAAGFVGSHCSLALRARGDGVLGLDNFNTYYDPVLKRGRQRLLSDRGVVVLDADINDALLLEKLFEAVPFTHVLHLAAQAGVRYAMEAPQTYVASNVAGLVTVFETAAKHADPQPAIVWASSSSVYGLNTEAPFSEEHRTDRPASLYAATKKAGEAIAHSYNHIYGLSITGLRFFTVYGPWGRPDMAYFSFARSIVAGDPITLYADARRDFTYIDDVVKGCVGALDTAGRSTGSARTGKKTGPAPLRVYNLGNTSPVPVTRMVAILEKLLGKKANKRVVTMPSNGDVPFTHANVSHAAHDFGYRPTTSLDVGLRHFVDWFVEYYKLDTKIVKATRAADKKPATKKKAPAMSASS is encoded by the coding sequence ATGCCGACGGACGCGGCGGCGAAGGGGGTGAAGCTGGAGCGGTACGCCAGCGGCAGCGCGCTGCTGCTGCGCCGGGTGGCCAGCGGCAAGTTCGTGGCGGCGTCGTCCCACCTGCTCTTCCGCGCCACCGTGCTCGCCACGCTCGCCCTCGTCTTCCTCTTCGCCTTCCACTACCCGTCCCTCCTCTCCCGCTCCTTCAGCCTCGTCTCCGCCgacgcctcttcctcctccggcgcGTCCAGGCACAcgtcgcaccggagcctcctcatgTCCTCGGCGTCGGCGGCATCGGTGTACGGCGGCGAGAAGTGGGAGAAGGAGATCCGGCGGAGCGCCAAGCCGCGCCGGGACGGGGGCATCTCCGTGCTGGTCACTGGCGCCGCGGGGTTCGTGGGCTCCCACTGCTCGCTCGCCCTCCGTGCGCGCGGCGACGGCGTGCTGGGCCTCGACAACTTCAACACCTACTACGACCCGGTGCTCAAGCGCGGGCGGCAGCGGCTCCTCTCCGACCGCGGCGTGGTGGTCCTCGACGCCGACATCAACGACGCGCTGCTGCTGGAGAAGCTGTTCGAGGCGGTGCCGTTCACGCACGTGCTGCACCTGGCGGCGCAGGCTGGGGTGCGCTACGCCATGGAGGCGCCGCAGACGTACGTGGCCTCCAACGTGGCGGGCCTCGTCACCGTCTTCGAGACCGCCGCCAAGCACGCCGACCCGCAGCCGGCCATCgtctgggcctcctcctcctccgtctacGGCCTCAACACCGAGGCGCCCTTCTCCGAGGAGCACCGCACGGACCGCCCGGCCTCCCTCTACGCCGCCACCAAGAAGGCCGGCGAGGCCATCGcgcactcctacaaccacatctacgGCCTCTCCATCACGGGCCTCCGCTTCTTCACCGTGTACGGGCCCTGGGGCCGCCCCGACATGGCCTACTTCTCCTTCGCGCGCAGCATCGTCGCCGGGGACCCCATCACGCTCTACGCCGACGCGCGCCGCGACTTCacctacatcgacgacgtcgtcaaggGCTGCGTCGGCGCGCTCGACACCGCCGGCAGGAGCACGGGCTCCGCCAGGACCGGGAAGAAGACCGGGCCGGCGCCGCTGCGCGTGTACAACCTCGGCAACACCTCGCCCGTGCCGGTCACCCGGATGGTGGCCATCCTCGAGAAGCTGCTCGGCAAGAAGGCCAACAAGCGCGTCGTCACCATGCCCAGCAACGGCGACGTGCCCTTCACCCACGCAAACGTGAGCCACGCGGCGCACGACTTCGGGTACCGGCCCACCACCTCCCTCGATGTCGGCCTCCGGCACTTCGTCGACTGGTTCGTGGAGTACTACAAGCTCGACACCAAGATCGTCAAAGCAACCCGTGCCGCCGACAAGAAGCCGGCAACCAAGAAGAAGGCACCGGCCATGTCGGCGTCGTCGTGA